The Citrus sinensis cultivar Valencia sweet orange chromosome 4, DVS_A1.0, whole genome shotgun sequence DNA segment GTTCAACAATAATGACCGTGTTACCGCTGTCAAGTTGCGAGATGGAAATGCATCAAAATCTGAGGATGGAGATGAGAGTCCAAAGAATGTTTTTCTCAAGAACTTAAATGCACTCTACCGTTTTATTTATCCATATGCTTTTTTCGGCGTTGTGAGTTCAGTCTACTCTATCATCTGTtcctcttttttcctttaaatttaatccaaTGGTAAACAATTCTCTCCTTAATCATGTGATGTCAGCAGTTTAAACTTCAGCcttcttgttttctttccaaaaaaaaaaccgaactCAACTTATTAACACTGAAAAATGAACTCTATCACTCGAACCTTCATTTTGAAGAGGAGAGAAATGGtcaacttattaaaaaaaaaaatggccaACTTATCACCAACTCAAACATATAACAATTGATAATGACTTTATATgacccttttttcttttttttttcctttaatcaGCTTTTAGCGACAACATCGAATTCTCTTCTTCCGGTAGAAAAACTCGCTGACTTGACTCCCACCTTCTTCTTAGGATTATTGAAGGTACGTAAATATAAGGTGCTAGAATGAGagaattacaaatatatattaattttataattgatgTTATTTGACGagtgaaaactttgaaataataaatcaattcttcTTGAAATTTCAGCTTTTGGTGACTTCAGTACTGATGAACATTTACGTGCCGGCCGTAAACCAGGTGACTGATGTTGAAATAGACAAGGTACGTGTATTACTCTTAATTCGATGCTAAcccaatatataatataatgaaaaaattagagatttaatattaattgcaTGGAGTTTTCATGTATGAAATCCGGATTGCTTAAATCTGCTGCACGTACATTAGATATTATgtattatgttaattaatcTCATGCTCGTATGTGTATATATGTGCgtttgtgtgtatatataaaaggaaaaaaaaaagctacatCTCTTtaagatttagaaaaatagttaTGGAGACCcccaatttaaaataaaggatACAAATACCCACTTTTGACCATAACACCTTTTGCATAtagtagttaaaaaaatttacctaaattttttttaatgaaaacaaatataatttaaatagtttaatatgtCCAGTAGACTAAtaccattaaaatattttttaatatataaaataatttttaaaatgttattatatactttaataatgtatttgtatttattataaaagtttaaataaatttttgggttaaatagattttacaattaataaaatatattttatgtattaataatattaaaattattttatacaatatttaaaaataatttaattttttatacatttattttaatattaagtttctatttattataaaatttactttaatatagtATAAGATTCTAAAGtgctaaaaatattttttaaatatagaaaatattttaaaatgtaaatattgttacatctattttaatattatatttctatttattacaaaacattgaggtcaattttttttttaggtaatAGAGCTAAAGGGTATTATGGTCAAAGAGGGTCTTGATATCTTTGTATTGAAAACTTGGAGGTCTACATGTCCATCTCCCAAACTTTGGGCatgtaaatgtttttttactatatatataattattttcatgtgcAAGTATgctcattttaaaatatatgggcGCTCGTGCAAGAAGGactatatgtgtgtgtgtgtaaccATTTTCAAGTGTGGGtgtcctcattttttttaattaagccGTATAATTTAAGAGAGTTAAAAACTAACCTacatcacacacacacatattttGCGGCTGTTTCTAATAAATCAGCTTAATATTGTTTTGTCAAAGGTCAACAAGCGTTATATGCCCCTTGCTTCGGGTGAATTTTCAATGGAAACTGGGATTGCAATTACTTGGATATCTGCATTGATGGTAAGCAACTGCCAACGAATAAAGCTCCCCATAAATAAtttgtgtttaatttaaaagatgaaaaataccaatttctaattaagtgtgttgatttttcacttttcaatttttttttaatttaaaatagtaGAGGGATAGATAGagtacaaattaatttttaattccataCTTTCTAAAAGTTCGAATTTGAGTCGCCAGCCAAATGAAACTATTAGAAATCACTCGATTAATAATCCGTTGAGATGTCATTTTTCAATTGGCTCAAACTTAGCATGTGAAAATGTTGCAAGCTAGGAAAAAGTTCTCTTTCATTATCGTTATTGATCTCTGTACTTATCTTCTAATTAAGGATGTATaggctttatttatttgattcacTGATCTGCATTTTCAGAGTCTGGCTTCCGCAATTATGCTACGATCTCCACCACTTGTTTTGGGCGTCATCTTGTGGCTTTTTATTGCAACTGCTTACTCCGCACCGGTGAGCTCCCAAATtggttttatatataaaatgtatTTTGTATTAATCAAATAGTactcataaattatttaaaaatatttaattttgaataacaTTAAATTGCTGAAGTTAAGATATTTTGTGGGtacatcaatatttttacCCTGCGAgggtaaattaattaagttaaaactTTGTCGAACATGGTTGAGAGACCctaatcacaaaaataataataatgacgaTTGAATTAgttgattattaaattattaaaaataaagtgattttttttataattaactaaGTTCATGTGATTGGTGACTTTCAATAATGCAGCTTCCCTTTCTTAGATGGAAGGGAAATTCATTTCTAGCCGCAGTCTGTGCGGTGTTTACGTGTGGACTTCTTCCACAAGTTCCTTTCTTCTTCCACGTCcaggtattttaaaattattaatcttattgatatgagatttttattatcttatctTGGAtgtgataaaaattttcattgatcaattaaaaacaattatgagtaaaatagtaaaacgtaaaattaaaaaaaaaaattcacagtcagttatttcttttaatggcAGGGTTTTGATgggttttaaaataattaagaggGGGTAATGATATATTTCTTGAAACGACGGGTGGGGTTTTTATCACTTTCTCGAAAAGGATAGAATTGAATTATAGATGTGTAGAATACTGCAGTTCTTCTCTTGTTTGattgtaataataaagaatcatACATATTTGattagaaatataaatattatctgcaataaaattgataattatgatttaaaattactgttaaattttagtaaactATGTAgaaccaaaatatatatatatatatatatatatatatatatatatatatatatatatatatatcttaattttCTGTGTTTTTTTCCTGATGAGATGGATTTGTTACATGCACACAGAAATATGTGCTTGGTAGACCTATGGAAGTCACGAAACCATTGATGTTTGCAAGTGCTTTCATGACCTGCATGGCCGTTTCAATTGCATTTGTCAAGGTAGTTAAATCAAAGTACATTTATAATTGTTCTCAGATACGatctttgtattttataaatgcagGTGTCGaaatcttttataaaattgtaacACGTCGAATCCACAGTTTATACAATTGGTGGCTACtaatcaacttttttttttttggtttaatttgaACAGGATTTACATGATGTTGAAGGCGATAGAGAACATGGAATTCAAACACTCAGTGTCATACTagggaaagaaaaagtgagtaaattagtaaaaactttattattagtaaattagtaaaaacaatAACTAAACATTGGAATTAATCTCAACAATATATGATTGTGTTTcagatttataattatatatgatgCTGTCCTtattcatctttaattttcctttacaTGCAATAGAGaatcaaattaatgaataacaacataaaaattggcttccaaattttatcttcttctcAAAATATAAGG contains these protein-coding regions:
- the LOC112498888 gene encoding coumarin 8-geranyltransferase 1b, chloroplastic-like isoform X7, whose translation is MLQTLAISSFSPKYHPYVQHSRCVKTYQPPVTHIHGVLNRNQRKKYAIKCLENSFYPTNRITERNDVVCKPFNNNDRVTAVKLRDGNASKSEDGDESPKNVFLKNLNALYRFIYPYAFFGVLLATTSNSLLPVEKLADLTPTFFLGLLKLLVTSVLMNIYVPAVNQVTDVEIDKVNKRYMPLASGEFSMETGIAITWISALMSLASAIMLRSPPLVLGVILWLFIATAYSAPLPFLRWKGNSFLAAVCAVFTCGLLPQVPFFFHVQKYVLGRPMEVTKPLMFASAFMTCMAVSIAFVKDLHDVEGDREHGIQTLSVILGKEKVLWLSVYMLSTAYGAAVLVGASSSFLLSKLVTIIGHATLLSFLWHRARNVDLSNNASIFSFYMFIWQLYYAEYLLIHFVR
- the LOC112498888 gene encoding coumarin 8-geranyltransferase 1b, chloroplastic-like isoform X3, which encodes MLQTLAISSFSPKYHPYVQHSRCVKTYQPPVTHIHGVLNRNQRKKYAIKCLENSFYPTNRITERNDVVCKPFNNNDRVTAVKLRDGNASKSEDGDESPKNVFLKNLNALYRFIYPYAFFGVLLATTSNSLLPVEKLADLTPTFFLGLLKLLVTSVLMNIYVPAVNQVTDVEIDKVNKRYMPLASGEFSMETGIAITWISALMSLASAIMLRSPPLVLGVILWLFIATAYSAPLPFLRWKGNSFLAAVCAVFTCGLLPQVPFFFHVQKYVLGRPMEVTKPLMFASAFMTCMAVSIAFVKDLHDVEGDREHGIQTLSVILGKEKVLWLSVYMLSTAYGAAVLVGASSSFLLSKLVTIIGHATLLSFLWHRARNVDLSNNASIFSFYMFIWQLYYAEYLLIHFVR
- the LOC112498888 gene encoding coumarin 8-geranyltransferase 1b, chloroplastic-like isoform X1, which translates into the protein MLQTLAISSFSPKYHPYVQHSRCVKTYQPPVTHIHGVLNRNQRKKYAIKCLENSFYPTNRITERNDVVCKPFNNNDRVTAVKLRDGNASKSEDGDESPKNVFLKNLNALYRFIYPYAFFGVLLATTSNSLLPVEKLADLTPTFFLGLLKLLVTSVLMNIYVPAVNQVTDVEIDKVNKRYMPLASGEFSMETGIAITWISALMSLASAIMLRSPPLVLGVILWLFIATAYSAPLPFLRWKGNSFLAAVCAVFTCGLLPQVPFFFHVQKYVLGRPMEVTKPLMFASAFMTCMAVSIAFVKDLHDVEGDREHGIQTLSVILGKEKVLWLSVYMLSTAYGAAVLVGASSSFLLSKLVTIIGHATLLLFLWHRARNVDLSNNASILSFYMFIWQLYYAEYLLIHFVR
- the LOC112498888 gene encoding coumarin 8-geranyltransferase 1b, chloroplastic-like isoform X8, encoding MLQTLAISSFSPKYHPYVQHSRCVKTYQPPVTHIHGVLNRNQRKKYAIKCLENSFYPTNRITERNDVVCKPFNNNDRVTAVKLRDGNASKSEDGDESPKNVFLKNLNALYRFIYPYAFFGVLLATTSNSLLPVEKLADLTPTFFLGLLKLLVTSVLMNIYVPAVNQVTDVEIDKVNKRYMPLASGEFSMETGIAITWISALMSLASAIMLRSPPLVLGVILWLFIATAYSAPLPFLRWKGNSFLAAVCAVFTCGLLPQVPFFFHVQKYVLGRPMEVTKPLMFASAFMTCMAVSIAFVKDLHDVEGDREHGIQTLSVILGKEKIIGHATLLLFLWHRARNVDLSNNASILSFYMFIWQLYYAEYLLIHFVR